TGCCGTCAAGGGTACGCGGTGCAGCCGTCCGCGCGCGACCAGCTCCAGCACCGTCGCGCAGGCCGCCGCCTGCACCGCCAACAGCGCGACCAGCACGAACAGCTGCACCGCGCCCGCCTGTACGGGGGAGGCACCGCCCAGCAGCATGCCGACGAAGGCTCCGGGCAGCGTGACCAATCCCACGGTCCGGGTCTGGTCGAGCCCCGGCAGCAAAGCGTCCGAAGCGGCCGGGCGGGCGACCTCCATCCGGGCCTCGCGGTCCGCCAGCCCCAGCGCGAGTCCCGCCTCGAATTCCCCGTGCCGCATCGTCAGCTCGTCCAGTGCCCGCCGCCCGCCCAGGACGGTGGCGGTCAGCGCGCCGCCGATCAGGATGCCCGCGACGGGGATCAGGGTCAGTCCGCGCGGCGGCACCAGACCGGTGAGCAGCAGCAGAGCGACGACCGGGACGACCCCGGCGGCGATCGGTGCGGCGGCCCACCACCAGGTGCGGTTCCGGGTGATCCGGCGGCCCGCGGTCCGCACCGCCACCGCGAACATCAGCGCGAGGAAGCTCAGCAGCCAGGGCAGGGCGTGCACCACCCAGCCGATGAGGTAGGAGACGGCGGCGAGCTGGGCGGCGGCGCGCAGTCCGGCGACGGCGATGGCCCGCGCATGGCCGAGGCGCGCCAGCGCGGCAACGGCCACCGCGGCGGCCAGCAGGACGGCGAGGACGACCCCGAGGGTGACGTTGACCGGCAGCAGCACGCGCTCACTGTAAGGCGGCGACCGGGGCGCACACGCGGGAGCAGGTCAACCGGAGTGCCGTGATGCATTTGTGGTGCCCCGTCAGATCCCCTTGAACTGACGTGGGCATGTCGCCACTCTGTTACCTGGTGCCCATCTCGTGGAAACCCCACGTCGCCACGATGAGGCGGCACCGCACGGTAACTTCCCCCCACAATCCGGGAGTTTCGATGAAAAAGGTCTACGCGCGTCGAGTTTCCCTCGCCGCGGGATCGGCGGCGGCGCTGGTCTGCACACTGGCACTCAGCGGCCAGACCGCCCAGGCGGCACCGCCCAGCCCGCCGGATGCGGCCACCGCACGGACGTACCTCACCCAGATCAAGGAACAGCCCGAGGGCCCGCAGGACGGCTACAGCCGCGACAAGTTCCCGCACTGGATCGACCAGGGCAAGAACTGCAACACCCGCGAAGTGGTGCTCAAGCGCGACGGCACGGACGTCAAGCAGGACGACAGCTGCACGACGACCAGCGGCAAGTGGGTCTCCGCCTACGACGGCGCGACCTGGACCGACCCGGCCGACCTGGACATCGACCACGTCGTACCGCTGTCGGAGGCCTGGAAGTCGGGCGCCGCGCAGTGGACCACCGCGCGCCGCCAGGAGCTGGCCAACGACCTCACGCACTCCCAGCTGATCGCCGTCACCGACAACCTCAACCAGGAGAAGGGCGACAAGGACCCGGCGAAGTGGCTGCCGCCGAAGGCCTCGTACCACTGCGAGTACGCCCGGATGTGGGTGTCGGTGAAGCATGAGTACGGCATGACCGCGGACTCGGCGGAGAAGGCCGCGCTGAAGAAGATCCTGGACGGCTGCTGAGCGACCCGGTCCCGCGGAGGCCCGCGGGAGAGGTCCTGCGCGCCCGCCCCGGCCGGAACCGCCGGCCGGCGGGCGCGCCGCCGCCCCGGCCCCCCGCAGCGCCCGGTGTGCTCCTATCCTCTGACCACGACGAGTGGGGAGACACCGATGGCCGGACTGCGCTTGGGGCCGCTGCTGCGCTACGTCGACGCACGGAGTGCGACGGTGTGGGTGGAGACCGATGAGCCGTGCGTGGTGCACATCCGCTGCGACGACGGGACGGCCGGCGCGGAACGGACCTGGCAGGTGGCCGGGCACCACTATGCGCTGGTCCCGGTGACCGGCCTCACCCCCGGCACCGAGACGCCCTACCAGGTCCTGCTGGACGAGCCGGACGCCTCTCCCGGCGAGGGCGGGGAGCAGGTCTGGCCGCCGCCCGGCAGCCGCTTCCCGGCGAGCGCCATCCGTACGCTGCCCGCCTCCCCCGACGAGCCGTTGCGGTTCGCCTTCGGCTCCTGCCGCTGGTCGGCGACGCCCTCGAACGCGGCGCACGACCCGGTGGGCCCGGACGCCCTGGACACCCTCGCCGCCACGCTGGCCGCCGATCCCGGGCGGCCGCGCCCCGACGTGCTGCTCCTGCTGGGCGACCAGGTCTACGCCGACCAGACCTCCGAGGCGACCGCCCGCGTGCTGGCCGGCCGCCGCGACCTCGGCGAGCCGCCCTGGAAGCAGGTCGCGGACTTCGAGGAGTACACCCACCTCTACTACGAGTCCTGGCTCGACCCGGAGGTCCGCTGGCTGCTGTCCACGGTCCCCAGCTGCATGATCTTCGACGACCACGATGTGATCGACGACTGGAACACCTCGGCGGCCTGGGTGGCCCGGATGCGGGCGACCCCCTGGTGGCGGGAGCGGATACTCGGCGGCCTGATGTCGTACTGGGTCCACCAGCACCTGGGCAATCTCTCGCCCGCCGAGCTGGCCGCCGACGAGCTGTACGCGCGGGTGCGGGCGGTGCCGGACGCGACGGAGGCGGTGCGGGAGTTCGCGGCCGGCGCGGATGCCGATCCGGCCTGCGCCCGCTGGAGCTACCGCCGCGACTTCGGCCGGGTGCGGCTGGTCATGATCGACACCCGGGCCACCCGCGTGCTGGACGAGAGCAACCGCGCGATGCTCGACAAGACCGAGGGCGAATGGCTGCGGCAGGCGGTGCTGGAGGGGCGCGGCGGCTACGACCATCTGCTGCTGGGCAGTTCGCTGCCCTGGCTGCTGCCGCATCTCATCCACGCCGCGGAGGGCTGGAACGCCGCGCTGTGCGCCGGCGAGCGCGGCCCCCGCTGGGCCCGCAGGAGCGAATTCCTGCGCCAGCGCGCCGACTTGGAGCACTGGGCGGCCTTCCCCGGTTCGTTCACCGCGCTCACCGAGCTGATCGCCGAGGCCGGTGGCGGCGCGGACGCTCCGGCGACGGTCTGTGTGCTGTCCGGGGATGTGCACCACGCCTATGTGGCCGAGCCGCGCTGGCGCGGCGCCGGACCGCACCCCACGAGCCGGGTGCTGCAACTGACCTGCTCCCCCGTTCACAACAGCATCCCCGGCTCGCTGCAGGCCGGTTTCCGCTTCGGCTGGAGCCGGTCGGGCCGCTGGCTGGGGAAGCTGCTGGCCCGGCACGGGCGGCTGACCCGGCCGGCGGTGAAGTGGCGGCGTACGGGCGGCCCGTGGTTCGGCAATCAGCTGATGACGCTGACCCTGGCGGGCCGGACGGCGCGCCTCGCCCTGGACCAGGCCCGCCGGGAGAAGCGGGGCGGCGTCCGGCTCGTCACGGTCTGGCGGGCGGCGTTGTCCGATGCGCGGGTTGCCGGGAAATCGGGTGGTGCGGGCGGGCGTGCCCCGGGGACCGAACGACCGAAGGCCGGATGATCCGGACGCTCCGGTTCCGGTAGCCGTTCGGCGGGTGTCCGGCAGGGCGGGGCGGCCGGGCGATCACCCCGGGGTTCCGGCGTATTTTTTGCCCACCCCCGGGTGCTGCAACGGCGGATCGGGCGGTGATGATGGGGCGCACCTTTGCCCGTCGCCCGCACTCTCGGGCGGCCGCGCCCGCGCGGCCGGCCGTCCGCCGCCCCAGGGAGAGCCCCTTTTGGCCGCCGACCATCTCGACCGCCAGCCCCGGCCCGCTCTCGCCCTCGTCGGTGCGGGGCCGCGCGGGACGAGCGTGCTGGAGCGGATCTGCGCCTCGGCCGCCGAACTGGCCCCGGGCGCCCGGCTGACCGTCCATGTCGTCGACCCCGCCCCGCCCGGCGCCGGCCAGGTGTGGCGCACCGCCCAGCCCCCCGAGCTGCTGATGAACACCGTGGCCTCGCAGGTCACGCTCTTCACGGACAACAGCGTCGAGTGCGCGGGGCCGATACGCACCGGGCCGAGCCTGTACGCCTGGGAGGGCTGTGAGGTCGGCCCGGACGACTATCCGGGGCGCGCGCTGTACGGCCGCTATCTGGAGTGGGTCTTCGGCCGTACCGTGCGCACCGCTCCCGACGAGGTGACGGTGGTGGTGCACCGGGCCCGCGCGGTGCACCTGGCCGAGGCCGCCGACGGCTCGCAGTCGCTCACCCTCGACGACGGGCGGACGCTGCACGGGCTGGGGGCGGTGGTGCTCGCCCAGGGCCATCTGCCGGCCGTGGCCGGCCCCGAGCAACAGCGCCTGGCCGACTACGCCGCCGGGCACGGCCTGCACTACCTCCCGCCCGCCAACCCCGCCGATCTCTCCGCCCCTCTGGCGGAACTGGCCCCGGGCCGCCCGGTACTGCTGCGCGGTCTCGGTCTCAACTTCTTCGATCACATGGCACTGCTGACCACGGCCCGTGGCGGCCGGTTCGTCAACGGCGGGGACGGGGCACTGACCTATCTGCCGTCCGGCCGCGAGCCACGGCTGTACGCGGGCTCCCGCCGTGGCATCCCGTACCACGCACGCGGCGACAACGCGAAGGGCGCGCACGGCCGTCATCTGCCGCTGCTGCTGACGCCGGACGTGATAGCGGCCTTCCGCAAGCGCGCGGACTCCGGCGATCCGCCCGACTTCCTGACGGAGGTCTGGCCCCTGGTGGCCAAGGAGGTGGAAGCGGTCTACTACGAGGCGCTGCTGAGGCGGCGCGGTGCGGGCGGGGAGCC
This portion of the Streptomyces sp. 2114.4 genome encodes:
- a CDS encoding HNH endonuclease family protein, with the protein product MKKVYARRVSLAAGSAAALVCTLALSGQTAQAAPPSPPDAATARTYLTQIKEQPEGPQDGYSRDKFPHWIDQGKNCNTREVVLKRDGTDVKQDDSCTTTSGKWVSAYDGATWTDPADLDIDHVVPLSEAWKSGAAQWTTARRQELANDLTHSQLIAVTDNLNQEKGDKDPAKWLPPKASYHCEYARMWVSVKHEYGMTADSAEKAALKKILDGC
- a CDS encoding ABC transporter permease; translation: MLLPVNVTLGVVLAVLLAAAVAVAALARLGHARAIAVAGLRAAAQLAAVSYLIGWVVHALPWLLSFLALMFAVAVRTAGRRITRNRTWWWAAAPIAAGVVPVVALLLLTGLVPPRGLTLIPVAGILIGGALTATVLGGRRALDELTMRHGEFEAGLALGLADREARMEVARPAASDALLPGLDQTRTVGLVTLPGAFVGMLLGGASPVQAGAVQLFVLVALLAVQAAACATVLELVARGRLHRVPLTAAEGE
- a CDS encoding alkaline phosphatase D family protein; translated protein: MAGLRLGPLLRYVDARSATVWVETDEPCVVHIRCDDGTAGAERTWQVAGHHYALVPVTGLTPGTETPYQVLLDEPDASPGEGGEQVWPPPGSRFPASAIRTLPASPDEPLRFAFGSCRWSATPSNAAHDPVGPDALDTLAATLAADPGRPRPDVLLLLGDQVYADQTSEATARVLAGRRDLGEPPWKQVADFEEYTHLYYESWLDPEVRWLLSTVPSCMIFDDHDVIDDWNTSAAWVARMRATPWWRERILGGLMSYWVHQHLGNLSPAELAADELYARVRAVPDATEAVREFAAGADADPACARWSYRRDFGRVRLVMIDTRATRVLDESNRAMLDKTEGEWLRQAVLEGRGGYDHLLLGSSLPWLLPHLIHAAEGWNAALCAGERGPRWARRSEFLRQRADLEHWAAFPGSFTALTELIAEAGGGADAPATVCVLSGDVHHAYVAEPRWRGAGPHPTSRVLQLTCSPVHNSIPGSLQAGFRFGWSRSGRWLGKLLARHGRLTRPAVKWRRTGGPWFGNQLMTLTLAGRTARLALDQARREKRGGVRLVTVWRAALSDARVAGKSGGAGGRAPGTERPKAG
- a CDS encoding FAD/NAD(P)-binding domain-containing protein, producing MAADHLDRQPRPALALVGAGPRGTSVLERICASAAELAPGARLTVHVVDPAPPGAGQVWRTAQPPELLMNTVASQVTLFTDNSVECAGPIRTGPSLYAWEGCEVGPDDYPGRALYGRYLEWVFGRTVRTAPDEVTVVVHRARAVHLAEAADGSQSLTLDDGRTLHGLGAVVLAQGHLPAVAGPEQQRLADYAAGHGLHYLPPANPADLSAPLAELAPGRPVLLRGLGLNFFDHMALLTTARGGRFVNGGDGALTYLPSGREPRLYAGSRRGIPYHARGDNAKGAHGRHLPLLLTPDVIAAFRKRADSGDPPDFLTEVWPLVAKEVEAVYYEALLRRRGAGGEPRRRFRERFLSNAHRGTDEAATLDASGIAPADRWDWDRVARPHAERSFADRAAFREWLLGHLRQDVAHARQDNVSGPLKAALDVLRDLRNELRQIVDHGGLAGASRHRHLDRWYTPLNAFLSIGPPRRRIEEMTALIEAGVLEVIGPRMTVRLGGADGRGPGFTAHSPDVAGSEVTATALIEARLPEPGLRHTADPLLARLLAEGGCRPHTADGYETGGLDVSPSPYHLVAADGARHPRRFAVGVPTEGVHWVTAAGARPGVGSVTLADTDAVARAALRAAVTGAGTGSGRGSDPVTGEGAARRTKTGTGAVTVAGAAVSSQRSDSARS